The Oncorhynchus nerka isolate Pitt River linkage group LG12, Oner_Uvic_2.0, whole genome shotgun sequence genome includes a region encoding these proteins:
- the LOC115138479 gene encoding zinc finger protein OZF-like, with protein MSQLQLLRVFLNERLMAAAVEIFGAVEKTVVEYEEENDRLRRLLRVTSEITLCRKDSLQLSLAVSEEEVPSEQQHCEKEWSHSLGLEDLEPTQIKEKHEELRTSQEEEQLQGLEPDIIEFKFTPSCVKSERDQEDPLWSLTLSQTVENRECDSKLVDPKPFGTVTHLKGYEMLCDPPDNQNIVYSHSSALSSNPVGLDRSQPLDPNPPMEEHCSKPSTTSIKSHRCCDCGKMFPLTADLQRHVTLAKKRLSECHFCKKQYISTCKLKAHVRLCHSGKPCTCPFCGKTFKQKGNLSMHMRIHTGEKPFSCGYCGKSFNHKGDLRRHILTHTGEKPFSCNFCCKCFNQKGDLRRHILTHTGEKPFSCGECGKGFIRKEHLTAHIRIHTVE; from the exons ATGTCTCAACTACAGTTGTTGCGTGTATTTTTAAATGAGCGTTTAATGGCGGCTGCTGTGGAGATTTTCGGGGCAGTTGAGAAAACGGTAGTGGAGTACGAGGAGGAGAATGATCGGCTACGGAGACTTCTGCGGGTCACATCGGAGATAACACTATGCAGAAAAG actccctgcagctctctctcgctgtctctgaaGAGGAGGTTCCCTCTGAGCAGCAGCACTGTGAGAAGGAGTGGAGCCACAGTCTGGGGCTGGAGGATCTAGAGCCCACACAGATTAAAGAGAAACATGAGGAACTCAGGACCagtcaggaggaagagcagcttcaaGGGCTGGAGCCTGATATCATAGAGTTCAAATTCACTCCTTCCTGTGTGAAAAGTGAACGTGATCAGGAAGACCCACTTTGGTCCTTGACTCTGTCCCAAACAGTGGAGAACAGAGAGTGTGACTCTAAACTAGTGGATCCTAAACCTTTTGGCACTGTGACCCACCTAAAGGGTTATGAAATGCTCTGTGACCCTCCAGATAATCAAAACATTGTCTACAGCCACAGCTCAGCCTTAAGCAGCAACCCAGTAGGACTTGACAGAAGCCAACCATTGGATCCAAACCCACCAATGGAGGAACACTGTTCCAAACCCAGCACCACATCTATAAAAAGTCATCGCTGCTGTGACTGTGGCAAAATGTTTCCTCTCACAGCTGACCTGCAGAGGCATGTGACTCTCGCCAAGAAGAGACTCAGCGAATGTCACTTCTGCAAAAAACAGTACATTTCCACCTGTAAACTGAAGGCCCATGTCCGACTCTGTCACAGTGGGAAACCCTGCACCTGCCCCTTTTGTGGCAAGACCTTCAAACAAAAAGGAAATCTGTCCATGCACATGaggattcacacaggagagaaaccgttTAGCTGTGGTTACTGTGGGAAAAGCTTCAATCACAAGGGAGACCTAAGAAGACATATactgactcacacaggagagaaaccatttagctGTAATTTTTGCTGTAAGTGCTTCAATCAGAAGGGGGACCTAAGGAGGCATATactgactcacacaggagagaaaccatttagctgtgGTGAATGTGGTAAAGGCTTCATACGCAAGGAGCACTTAACTGCACATATACGGATTCACACAGTAGAGTAA